The following coding sequences lie in one Oncorhynchus kisutch isolate 150728-3 linkage group LG3, Okis_V2, whole genome shotgun sequence genomic window:
- the LOC109883280 gene encoding uncharacterized protein LOC109883280: MKLESRKSSLKRTESQKETVPNKDQKAIMECAQHLRKIGDLFNLKYILADMRAKISTDPKIK; the protein is encoded by the exons ATGAAGCTCGAATCAAGAAAATCGTCACTGAAAAGAACTGAGAGCCAGAAAGAGACCGTACCAAACAAAG ATCAGAAAGCCATCATGGAATGTGCGCAACATCTGCGTAAAATCGGAGACCTGTTCAACCTGAAATACATCCTGGCGGATATGCGAGCTAAAATCTCAACGGATCCGAAAATCAAGTGA